ACAAGTGCTCTCAAACGGGTTTCCACCCCTTGCTGAAATTGCGCCATTAACTGATACGCGTGCTGGTTAGCTTTCACCGTATACGCTTCAATTTTCTTGGCACCCTCAGTGATAGCTGCTTCAATTTCATCTGCAGACGCATCAAAAGCAATAGGAACTAACTGAAGTGTTTCTGGTTCGAGCGGATTGTAAACCGCTGCTGTGGCGAGTACCTGAATGGGACCGAGTTCCGTCGTTGGATCCGTTGCTTTTTCACCTTCATCACTAAAGGTTTCAAAGAGGCGCGTATGAAGCGCCAAACTGTGCCCCAAATCAGTCAAATCAGGGTACTGTCTAATATGAGTCCTAATGACAACAAGAAGTCGATTGTAGTCATTATTCAACAGTTGGTCAAAAAGAGCATCTTCATTGAGGTGTACGCGATGAATATGGGTCTGCTCTGGAATGATAACAGTAGCCGCGGGAACCTCTGCAGTATCGGGTTCATCAACCCGCGCCAGCACATAACCACCTGTCTTGACGGTACTGGGTACTGCCAAGCGCGCCTTCAAAACTTCTTGGGTCAATTCAGAGAGGGTAAGAGATTTTCCCAAGTTTTGAATCGTGATGTCAGTAACAACACCATCGGCAAAATCTGTGATTTGGCGTGCGTTGCGTTCAAGTTCCTGTATACTTCTGTGGACCCGATCATAATCGTCGCGAGCATCAGCAGAAACCTTCGCCTCGTCAATCCAAGAGACCCATGCTCCCGGACGCGGTCGCATTTTCACTGTCAGCTCACCATCTTCTGAGTCAAAACCGGGCAGAATGTCCCCTTCTGAAGTCTCCTTCGGTGTCCAAACAATTAGATGTTTATCTGCTTTCACACCAAGTCCCAAACCGAAGGTGTCTCCCCAACTCATCCGTCCCTCAATACTGGATTTGATTTTATCAGTTAACGCAAAAAGCGCGTTTGAACGAAAATTAAGCGATAATCCTTGCATTGGGTCGATTCAATCATCTGCCTTTCAAATAAACTTAGGCAATAAAAAAGTTATCAGTTGTTAGTTATGAGTTAATGGTATCTCAAGTCCCCAAGCGTCCCAGCCTTCGTACCGTCTTCGTGCAAACAATTCGATCTTACACTGACAGGGAAACATTTCCTCAATCCCTTGACGCACGACATCAGGTTTTTCAGAATGGCGCGTCCGTTTTGCCTTAACAAGTTGCCTGATGTTTCTGGCACCTCGAGGTTGCGGAATATTCCCGCGTTTGAAAACGAGGCATAATTCACACTGGCTCATCGTATAGAAACCCGGATTCACACGCTCCTTATCCCACACAAAAGCAACAGTTGCCCATCGGAAGCCCCATGCCTTACCGAGCCGAATCGCCTGATCCAGATGCGGGGATGAACTCCACATAAAAAGCAGACAATTCTCTTCACTGATTGCTGCGATATCCCACGCCTCCATTTCTGACACTGG
This region of Candidatus Poribacteria bacterium genomic DNA includes:
- a CDS encoding MT-A70 family methyltransferase — encoded protein: MAPVYTPFPNKKYSIIYADPPWDYKGQLQHTGSGGKDSGGAIRHYPTLPVSEMEAWDIAAISEENCLLFMWSSSPHLDQAIRLGKAWGFRWATVAFVWDKERVNPGFYTMSQCELCLVFKRGNIPQPRGARNIRQLVKAKRTRHSEKPDVVRQGIEEMFPCQCKIELFARRRYEGWDAWGLEIPLTHN